The sequence TGAAAATACAAATTCCCCGAAACCCAAAATTCGTGTGGAAAGTCTCGTCAAAATTTTTGGGGACAATCCGCGCGAAGGTCTCAAATTGATGCGAGAAGGTCATACCCGCGATGCCATCTTAGAAAAAACGGGCAATGTGGTCGGTGTCGGCGGTGTTTCCTTTGAGATTCAAGAGGGGGAACTCTTTGTCATTATGGGCTTGTCAGGGTCTGGAAAATCGACGCTCATTCGTTGTCTCAATCGTCTGATTGAACCCACTAGCGGTCAAGTGATTGTGGATGATGAAGATGTTGCCCACGTTGACCTCGAAAGACTCAGAGAAGTCCGACGCACGAAAATGGCAATGGTGTTCCAAAAATTTGCCCTTTTCCCCCACCTGACAGTTGCTGAAAATACCGAATATGGCTTAAAAGTGCGTGGAATTGACGAACAGCAACGTCGCAATAAAGCCCTAGAAACCCTCGAAATTGTTGGACTCCATAAATGGGCGAACCGTTATCCGTCTGAGCTCAGTGGCGGGATGCAGCAACGGGTAGGACTGGCGCGGGCTTTGGCAACCGATCCCGATATTCTCTTGATGGACGAAGCCTTTGGCGCACTTGACCCGTTGATTCGTAGGGATATGCAGGCGGAGTTGATGCGCTTACAAGATGAACTGCACAAAACCGTTGTCTTTATTTCTCACGACATTCACGAAGCCCTTAAAATTGGCGATCGCGTTGCGGTGATGAAAGATGGTTACTTTGTGCAAGTGGGTACACCCGAAGAACTGGTGACGAATCCTGCTGATGATTACATCCGTGACTTTATGATGGATGTCAACCGCGCCCAAGTTCTCAAAACAGGCTCGATTACCCGCAAAACCATTCCCTTTATCCTTGGACATGGGTCTGTGCGTTCCGCATTAGAACAAATGCAACGACATCGACGAGAGGAAATGTACGTGGTTGATCGCAACAATTCTCCCATTGGTGTCGTGACAACTCAGGCTTTAACAGAAGCGTTAGACGCAGGGAAAGACGATATTAAAGAGGTGATGAACACTGACTTCCCGCAAGTGGAAGCAAGCACGACCATTGAAGAAGTTGCCCACCTGTGTCAACAGGATCTCCCTCTGGCGATTATTGATGACGAAGGTCAGTTCAAAGGCGTTGTTGAACATTCTGATATTCTGGCGAGTATCGGTCGCATTAAAGACGAAGATGACGACACGGTAGAAACCGAAAATCAACCCCAACAAATTGCTGTTTAACTAAGGTCTAGCAATTCTCGGATACGTGAGGGACATTCTAAATTTTGGTTCTTTGTTCTTTGTTCTTCGTTCTTTGTTCTTTGTTCTTTGTTCTTTGTTCTTTGTTCTTTGTTCTTTGTTCTTCGTTCTTTGTTCTTTGTTCTTTGTTCTTTGTTCTTTGTTCTTTGTTCTTTGGGAAATTAACTAATAACTAATAATCATTATGCTCGATCCATTTCAAGAGACAATCTGGCCCCTCGGTGATCAAATTGAAGCGATCATCGACTTCATTGTCGATAACTTTCGTTTTATTTTTAATGATTGGATTGGTCAACCGGTCGGGGTGGTTTTACGGGGGATTCAATCCTTTTTCCTCTTTCTCAA comes from Halothece sp. PCC 7418 and encodes:
- a CDS encoding glycine betaine/L-proline ABC transporter ATP-binding protein; amino-acid sequence: MNTDQNMSENTNSPKPKIRVESLVKIFGDNPREGLKLMREGHTRDAILEKTGNVVGVGGVSFEIQEGELFVIMGLSGSGKSTLIRCLNRLIEPTSGQVIVDDEDVAHVDLERLREVRRTKMAMVFQKFALFPHLTVAENTEYGLKVRGIDEQQRRNKALETLEIVGLHKWANRYPSELSGGMQQRVGLARALATDPDILLMDEAFGALDPLIRRDMQAELMRLQDELHKTVVFISHDIHEALKIGDRVAVMKDGYFVQVGTPEELVTNPADDYIRDFMMDVNRAQVLKTGSITRKTIPFILGHGSVRSALEQMQRHRREEMYVVDRNNSPIGVVTTQALTEALDAGKDDIKEVMNTDFPQVEASTTIEEVAHLCQQDLPLAIIDDEGQFKGVVEHSDILASIGRIKDEDDDTVETENQPQQIAV